Genomic segment of Candidatus Binatia bacterium:
CATCGACTGCACGAGGCGTCCGGGCCCGATCAGGTGGCGCTGCCCGACGTACTCCTCGAGCGTGCGCGGTCGCATGCGCTCGGCGAGCGGCGCGCTCGCGGCGACGGTCTCGCGCCGCGACGTCGCCGCACCGCGGGCATCGGTCGCCTTCGCTGCTTTGGCGCGCGCCGGCGGCTCGCCGAGGCGCGAGAACAGGTCCGGTTCGCTCATGGACGTCGGCTTCGAGTGTGGCTTCCCCCGGGCGCGAAAGCGAGCGCGACGGCGTGCGAGCCGTGCGAATTCGACACGCCGGCTACGCCCGTGCTAACGCCGGCGAGGTTGAGTGTGGATGCGTCCATGGTCGGCCTGGTGCTGAAGCGCAAGGCCCCGCGCGCTCGTGACGTCGCGCGGCAAGTGGTCGCATGGCTCGAGGAGCGCGGCGTGCGAGCGCTCGCCGAGCCGGACGACGCGGCGTGGCTGGGGGCCGTTGCGAGCGACAAGTCGGCGATGTTCGCGCGGGCGCGCGCGATCGTCGTGCTCGGCGGCGACGGCACGCTGCTCGCGACCGCGCGTCTCGCGGGCGAGCGCGAGGTGCCGATCGTCGGCGTCAACCTGGGCGGGCTCGGCTTCCTCACCGAGATCACGCTCGACGAGCTCGAGGCGACGCTCGAGCGCACGCTGCGCGGCGAGGCGGCGATCGACCGGCGCAGCATGCTGCGCGCGACCGTGCGCCGCGGCAGCGGCGAGTCGGAGATCTACCAGGCGCTCAACGACGCGGTGCTGAGCCGCGGCGCGCTCGGCCGCACGATCGACATCGAGACCAACGTCGACGGACAGTTCCTCGCGCTCTTCAAGGCGGACGGCGTGATCGTCGCGACGCCGACGGGCTCGACGGCGTACTCGTTGTCGGCGGGCGGACCGCTCGTGCACCCGTCGGTGCGCGTCGTCGTGCTGGCGCCGATCTGTCCGCACAAGCTCAGCGTGCGGCCGATCGTCGTCGACGACGGGTCGACGCTCTCGTTCCGCCTGCGCTCGCCGGGCGAGGAGCTGCTGCTGACGCTCGACGGCCAGCAGACCGTGCGGCTCGGCGTCGACGACACGGTCGAGGTGACGCGCTCGCCGTACGTCGTCTGCCTCGTGCGCTCGCCGCAGCTCAACTTCTACGATCTCTTGCGCACCAAGCTCGGCTGGGCGCGCTGACGACGACATGCTGCGGCTCCTGCGCGTCAAGGACTTCGCGCTGATCGAGGACCTCGAGCTGCGCTTCGGTCCAGGGCTCAACGTCGTCACCGGCGAGACCGGCGCCGGCAAGAGCCTGCTGCAGCGCGCGCTGGCGATCGCCGCCGGACACCGCGCGGGCAGCGAGATGGTGCGCGCCGGCTGCGACGCGGCGTTGGTCGAGGCGACGTTCGATTCCGGCGAGCGCCGCGCGGAGGTCGAGGCACGGCTCGCGCGGCTGGGCGTCACGCCGAGCGCCGGGGGCGAGATCGCCGTGCGGCGCACGATCGCGCGCAGCGGCCGCTCGCAGGTGACGATCAACGGACGCGCGTCGACGGTCGCGGCGCTGCTCGAGCTCGGCGAGCTGCTGATCCACCTGCAGGGCCAGCACGAGTCGCTGCGCCTCGCCACAGCCGAGACGCACCTCGAGATGCTGGACCAGGCGGCCGGCACGTCGGCCGACGCGGCCGCCTTCCGCGCCACGTACGCGCGCGTCGCGGAGCTCGTTTCGCGCGTCGACGCGCTCGAGCGCGGCGCCGCGGAGCTCGAGCGCCGACTCGAGATCGCGCGCTACGACCTCGACGAGCTCGTGCAGGCGCGGCTCGAGCGCGCCGACGAGGAGGAGGCGCTCGCGACCGAGCGCACGCGGCTGCGCAACGTCGAGCGCCTCGCGCAGGGCGTGGGCGAGGCGGTCGAGCGGCTGCACGCCGCGGACGGAGCCGCGCTCGCCACCGTGCAGACGATGGCGCGCCGGCTCGGCGACCTCGCGGCGGTCGATCCGGAGCTCGACGAGATCGCGGCCGAGCTCGGCCGCGCCGCCGAGCCGCTCGCGGAGGCGGTCCGCGCGCTGGTCGACTACGCGGAATCGCTCGAGGCCGACCCCCAGCGTCTCGAGGCGATCGAGGAGCGCCTCGCGCTGCTCGCGCGGCTCGAGCGCAAGCACGGCGTCTCGGACGTCGCCGGTCTGATCGCGAAGCGCGACGCGCTGCAGGCGGAGCTCGCCCGCTCCGCGTCCGACATCGCCGACCCGGCGGCGCTGCGCGGCGAGCTCGAGCGCGCGGCCGACGACGCGTGGCGCGCGGCGATCGAGCTGTCGCGCAAGCGGCGCGCGGGCGCCGAGCGTCTCGCCCGTGCGCTCGAGGCGGAGCTCGCGCTGCTCGGCATGGCCGACGCGCGCTTCTCGGTGCGCTTCGACCCGCTACCGCCGGGTCCGTCGCGGGGCGCCGGGGCGGTGCTGACGCGCGACGGCGCAGGTCTCGGCCCGGACGGCGTCGACCGCGTCGAGTTCGATCTGGCGGCGAATCCCGGCGAGGGCGCGCGACCGCTCGCGCGGATCGCGTCGGGCGGCGAGCTCTCGCGCCTCATGCTCGCGCTGCGCAACGTCGCGGGCGGGATCGAGGTGCCGACGCTGGTCTTCGACGAGGTCGACGCCGGCATCGGCGGCGCGACCGCCGAGGTCGTCGGACGCCGCCTGCGCGCGCTCGCGGGGCGTCACCAGGTGATCTCGATCACGCACCTCGCGCAGATTGCCGTCTTTGCCGACCATCATTACGCAGTGCGTAAGACGCGCGACCGGGGACGGACGCGCACGCAAGTGGTCGAGGTGCAGGACGAGGAGCGGGTGAGCGAGCTGGCGCGCATGCTGGGCGGGACGTCGAGCGAGGCCGCACGCGCGCACGCGCGGGAGCTGCTCTCGCGGGCGCGGGACGGCGACGCCGCCGAGGTCGCCGCCCCGACGCAGCGGCGCGCCGGCGGACGCGGCCCGCGGACGCGCGCCGCGACGCGGTCGTCCTGAGCGAGCAAGGGAGCCAGGGCGAGTGCGATTGATCGAGCGGGTGGCGGTCGTGACCGGCGCCGGAAGCGGCATCGGCCGGGCGATCGCGACGGCCTTCGCCGCCGAAGGCGCGGACGTGGTGCTGGTCGGGCGGCGGGTCGAGCCGCTCGAGGAGACGGCGGCGATGGCGACGGCGCACGGCACGCGCGCGCTCGTCGTGCCGTGCGACGTTTCGATCGAGGAGGACGTGCGCGCGATGGTCGAGCGCGTGCTGGCCGATTTCGGCCGCATCGACGCGCTGGTCAACAACGCCGCGACCGTGGGCGAGGACCAGACGGTCGCCAACATGACCCTCGAGAACTGGAACTCGACCATCGCGACGACGCTGACCGGCGCCATGCTGTGCGCCCGCGAGTGCTTGACGCGCTCGATGCTGCCGCGCCGGACCGGCGTGATCGTCAACGTCGCGTCGACCGTGGCGCGCCAGGGGCTGCCGCGCCGCTCGCACTTCAGCGCCGCCAAGGCCGGGCTGATCGCGTTCACCAAGGCGCTCGCCGGCGAGGTCGGCCCGCAGGGGATTCGCGTCAACGCCCTGGTGCCGGGCCTGGTCGCGACGGAGCTGCTGCACCGCTACCACCAGCGCCTCGCCGCCGAGCGCGGCCTCGCCTACGAGCGGGTGGTCGCGGAGGCGACGCGGACGACGGCGCTGCGCCGGCTGATCACGCCGGAAGAGGTCGCGGCGGTGGCGGCCTTTCTCGCGAGCGAGCAGGCGAGCGCCATCACTGGCCAGACGATCGACGTCACCGGCGGGTGAGCCTCTCGAGCCGCGTTGCAATCGGGCGGGGGTTCGCTTACCTAGGGCGCCACGGGTTTTCGGGGCCGTAGCTCAGTTGGGAGAGCGCTTGAATGGCATTCAAGAGGTCGAGGGTTCGATTCCCTTCGGCTCCACCTGAACCACCCGGGAACGCGCACCGCTTGCCCGCGCGTGCGCTCCGCTGCAGCGCCCGATCGCGGCGTCCGCACGAGGCCGCAGGTGCTGCGTGCGGGCGCGACGATTGACGCCGCCGAGATCGGCCTCGAGGTGAGATCCGGGGCATCGGCCCGAGGGGCCGCGGCGCGCGCCATGGCGGATTCCGCATCGCCGTGGCGTAGCGCACTTGCGAGCTTTCGGAGGCCGAAGACACGTGTATGGTGAAGCGCGTGGGGAAGGTGCGTGTGGCAGTGAGGCTCGTTCCACGGACGTGCGCGCAGGGCGCCGCGCGGCTTCTTCTCGCAGCGGCGATCTGGCTTGGCGCGAGCGCCGCTGCCGAGGCGTCCGAGACCGCCCCGCAGAGCGGGCTCGCGCCGCTCATCTCCCAGATGCTGCTCGATCCGCAGCCGCTGGTGCTCGAGGGCGCGCGGCTCGACTCGAAGGTCCTGCGCGCGCTGTACGACACGCGCGGCTCCGCGCCGCTGTGGGTCGAGCAGCCCGACGCCGATGCGCGCATCGACGCCGTGCTGTCGGTGCTGCGCGCGGCCGATCGTGAAGGGCTCGAGCCGCAGGCGTACCGCATCGCGCAGATCGAGCGGCGGCGTGGCAGCACCGATCCGATCGCGCGCGCGGAGCTCGATCTGCTGCTCAGCGAAGCGGTGATGCTCTACGGCGTGCACGTGCGCACCGGAGCGCGCCGCCCGCGCGTCGACATCCCGGACGTCCCGCCCGCGGTCGTCGACCCCGATCCCGTGCGCATCGCGCTCGACGTCGCCGGAACGCCCACGGACGGCATCCCGGCGCTGATGGCCGAGCTGCCGCCGCAGACCAACGCGTATCGCGCGATGCGCGATCTGCTCGCGCGCTACCGCGAGATCGCGGCGAGCGGCGGCTGGCCGCGGGTTCCGGACGGTCCCAAGCTGACGCTCGGCGTGGTCGATCCTTCCGTGCGCGCGCTGCGCGCCCGTCTGCGCGTCACCGGCGACCTGACGGAGCCCGACCCGCCGGGCAAGAGCAACGTCTACGACGCGACCGTCCAGGAAGCGGTGCGACGCTTCCAGCGGCGCCACGGCCTCGTGGTCGACGGCACGGTGGGGCCGCGCACGCGCGCCGCGCTCAACGTGCCCGCCTCGGCGCGCGTCCAGCAGATCGTCGCGAACATGGAGCGCATGCGCTGGCTGCCGGAGGACCTCGGCGAGCGCTACGTGCGCATCAACATCCCGGAGTACCGCCTCGAGCTCGCCGAGCAGGGCGAGACCAAGCTCGAGATGCCGGTGATCGTCGGACGCACGAACTGGCAGACGCCGGTGTTCAGCAGCGAGATCCGCGACATCGTCTTCAACCCGCCGTGGAACGTGCCGCCGCGCATCGCGTCCGAGGAGCTCTTCCCGCGCTCGCTCGCCGATGAGTCGTACTTCGCGTCGCAGTCGATCACGGTGCGCGCCGGCGGTCGTCTGCGTCAGGCGCCCGGGCCCAAGAACCCGCTCGGTCGGCTGAAGTTCAACCTGCCGAACCCGTACGGCGTGTACCTCCACGACACGCCGAACAAGGACAAGTTCCGCCTCGGAACGCGCAGCCTGAGCCACGGCTGCGTCCGGCTCCAGGACGCGAAGGCGCTCGCCGCGGCGCTGCTCGAGGATACGCCGGAGTGGAACGAGGAGCGCCGCAAGCGGGCGCTCTCGACCTGGACCACGCGCACCGCGCGGCTCAGGGCTCCGGTGCCGGTCCACTTCACGTACGCCACCGCCTGGGCGACGCCCGACGGCGAGGCGGAGTTCCGCGAGGACATCTACGGCATCGACGGCAAGCTCGCGAAGGAGATCGCGCGTCCGCGCGGCGTCCGACTCCCCGAGCCGACGGCGCCGGTGCTGGTCGCGCGCGACACCGTTGCGAGCGGGCTCACGAGCGGCGCACGACCGTAGCCACCTCGCGCTCGCGCGCTGACAAGTCAAAAGTTCGCGGTCGTCGATCCTGCCTGGCGGCCGCCCCGGACTGACCTCGCGGTCGGGCCCGAAGAGCGGAAAATCGCGCTCCAACTCTGGACGCGCGCGATCTCGTGTTGTACGGGATGCCGCACGTTGGGGTGGCGGCTCGGGAAGAGGGAGCCCGAGTCGTCGCGGTACGATCAGTCCCAGGGAGGGGGAATGACGGAACCGGAACTGGAGGGGAGGGGTGTGTCTTCCGCTAGCCGGCGTAGATTCCTCTGGCTCGGCGGGATCGCGGCGGGCTTGCTGCTCGTCCCGAACTCTTCTCTTGCAGCGAAGGTAGCGAACGCGGTCAAACGCTCGTCCGGTTCGAGCTCGGGCAAGTCCGCCAAGTCGACCGCGACCAAGGGCAAGTCGGCGACCAGCCGCACGAGCAGCCCGGCGAAGCGTCCCTCGACCGTCAAGGGCAAGTCGACCGCCAAGGCGAGCGCCAAGCCCAAGGCGGTGGTGAAGAAGTCGGTGCCGGCGCGGACCGCCGCCCAGCGCAAGGCGCCGGCGCGCACGACGCGCACCGTCGCCCATTCCGGCGGCGCACGCCGCGAGATCGTGCGCGTGCCGTCGCGCCTCGAGTCGCCGGAGCCGTTCGCTCCGGGGCGCGCGTTCTCGTTCGGCGGCGCGGGGTCCTCGCAGGTTCGCAGCCTGTCGCTCTACAACATCCACACCGGCGAGAGCCTGTCGGCCGAGTACTACGTCAACGGCCGCTACGAGCCGGAAGCGCTGCGCGCCTTCGACAACCTGCTGCGCGACTACCACACCGACGAGGTCTGCCAGTTCGATCCGCGCGTGCTGAACCAGCTCTTCGAGCTGCGCAACGCGCTCGGCAGCCGGGAAGCGTTCCACGTCTGCTCGGGCTATCGCTCGCCGACCACGAACGAGAACTATCGCCGGGCCGGTGCGCGGGTGGCCGAGCACAGCTTCCACATGACCGGGCAGGCGATCGACGTGTTCCTGCCGGGCCGCGACCTCCGTCAGCTGCGCAACGTCGCGGTCGCGATGCGCGCGGGCGGCGTCGGCTACTACCCGGGCGACGGCTTCGTGCACCTCGACAGCGGCCCGGTTCGTCGCTGGTAGGGTAGGCGGTTCGTCGCCTGCCGCGGTCGCCGGCTCTCGCCGCCGTCGCGGCGCCCGCGACAAAAAATCGTTGCGCCGCGCACAGCAGCGCCTGTAGGGTCGTCCCGATGCGGTCCTTTCGGCCGCGTCCGGAGGGACCCGACGTGCACGCGCTGCGCTTTGTCACGGGACTGCTGGCCTTCGCGGTCGGACTGCTGCCGCTCGAGGCGGCCGCAGAGTTCGTCGCCACCCAGGTGAACGCCGGCAACGTCGCCGAGACGCTGTTCACCGGTACGGACGCCGACGGCGGGATCGACGACTGGTACCTGTCGAACGGCGTCGTCCAGGCGATCATCGACGACGTCGGTCCGCAGGCCGACCTGGTGCCGCTGCTCGGCGCGAGCGCGCCGCCGAAGGTCAGCGAGTTCGCCTTCACCGGCTGCTCGCTGATCGACCTCGGCAACAACGGGCAGAACAACGACCACCTGACGCAGATCTTCACGGTCGGCGGTCTCAGCACGTCGAATTTCATTCTTTACAACGGCATCAGCGCCTCGACGACGGCGTCGTCGGCGACGATCACCTGCACGGGCAACCTGCTCGGCTTCGACACCGGTCCATCGCCGGTGCCGCCCGAGGACCTCCAGGTGGTCACGGAGTACACGGCCGCCGGAAGCGATCCGTTCCTCACGGTCGTGACCACCGTGACCAACACCCATCCGACGAACACGGCGATGGGGCTCGGCGGCTTCCTCGACGCGAGCCTGTGGACGCAGCAGGCGCAGGTGCCGTTCTCGCCGCTCGTCGGACGCGGCTTCCGTCACCCGGTGCTGGACTTCTCGGCGATCGTGCTGGCGCTCGAGACGCCCGCGTTCGCCGCGGCGCCCGGCATCGCGCGTCCGAGCGACGGCGTGATCGATCCGCCGAGCGGGCTGGCGGCGGGCGAGAACGCGTACGGTCTGCTCGGCGTGGAGGCGAGCATCGACCAGGACGGTCCCGGTCCGAACCCGCCGGTCGTGTCGACCGTGAACACGCTCTTCGGCGTGAGCAGCAACCTGCTCACCGCGTTCGGCAACTTCCCGCTCGGCTCGCTGCAGCCGGGCGGCGTGCTCACCTACAAGCGCCGCATCTACGTCGCGCCGAAGAACGACGTCGCCGCGGTCGCGAACGCGATGATCACCGAGCTCGCGGCGCGCCAGTCGTTCGCGACCGGCACGATCTCCGGCGACATCGACGCGGTCGACACGCCGGACGTCGAGGCGAGCGTCATCGCGACGCGCACCGGCGGCGCGGCGGTGCCCGGCTTCGCGAACGACTCGCCGGTCACGCAGTTCCGCACGGACGCGACCGGCGCCTTCTCCGGCGTCGTGCTGCCAGCCGGCGTCTACAGCTTCGAGATCCGCGCGGCGGAGCGCGATCCGGTGACCGTGAGCGGCATCGTCGTCGCGGCGTCGACGAACACGGTGGTGACGACGCCCCAGCTGAGCGCGCTCTCGACGCTCGAGTTCCGCGTGCTCGAGATGGTTCCCGGACCGGATCCGACGATGCCGGCCAAGATCACGTTCAAGGGCATCGCGCCGACGCCGGATCCGCGCTTCCGCAGCGATCTGCTCGCGATCGCCGTTCCGCTTGCCGGGCCGGAGTTCGACCTGCGCGCCGAGACGTTCGGCGGCGGCCCGGCGCAGGCGAACTTCCTCTACCTCGCGAGCGGCGAGGGCAGCGTGCAGATCCGTCCGGGCAAGTACGAGATCATCGTGTCGCGCGGTCCGGAGTACTCGATCCGGCGGCGCAAGGTGACGATCCGCGCCGAGCGCAAGCGCAAGATCAGCATGCGGCTGCGGCGGGTCGTCGACACGGCGGGCTTCGTGTCGGGCGACTTCCACGTCCACTCCGCGCGCAGCCTCGACTCGACCGCCATGCTGCGCGACCGCGTCGCGAGCTTCGCCGGCGAGGGCGTCGAGGTGATGGTCAGCACCGACCACGACTACCACGTCGATTACGCGCCGATCATCGCGAGCCTGAATCTCGGCAACCACATCACCTCGATCGTCGGCAACGAGACGACCGGCTCCGTGCCGAACCCGCCGGCGTTCCCGGACAGCACCGGGCACATCAACGCGTGGCCGTTGACCGTGCAGCCGGACGCGCGCCGCGACGGCGCGGTCGAGGACGAGTTCGTCGCGCCGAACTGGATCTTCAAGCGGCTGCGCGACCAGGGCGCGCAGGTGATCCAGTACAACCACGTGCGCGCGGGCGTCTCGGGGATCACGTCGATCGGCTTCTTCAACAACTTCGGCTACGACCCCGGCCTGCCGATCAGCGCGTCGCCGAACGACCTGCTGCTCGACGACGACGTCACCGGTCCGGGGACCTCGGGCGTCTCGAACCCCGACGGCATCCGCAACATCGATTTCGACGTGATGGAGATCATCAACGGTACGAGCGTCCCGGGGTACATCGCGGTGCGGCGCGACTGGCTCTCCCTGCTGAACCAGCTCGATCCGCCGACGGTGCCGTTCATCGGCGGCACGGGCACGTCGGACTCGCACCGGGTCACGCTCGAGAACGCCGGCTACGCGCGGACCTACGTCGGCGGTGCCGGCGACGATCCCGCGACGCTCGACGTCTCGGTCTTCGACGCCAACATCAAGGCCGGCAACATGATGGCGACGACCGGTCCCTTCGTGCGCTTCTCGGTGCTCGACGCGGGCGGCGCGTCGGCGACGCTCGGCGGGACGCTCGTGCCGAGCAGCTCGACCGTGCGCCTGCGCATCCAGGTGCAGGCGGCGAGCTGGATCCCGGTCGAGGAGGTGCGGGTCATCGCGAACGGCTTCACCGTCCTGACCTTCGACGGGACGACGAAGCCGGCCGTCAAGGCGGCTCCGAAGAACGCGTTCAGCCAGGCGCTGAACCGCGTCGTGCGCTTCGACGCGGAGATCCCGGTCGACGTCGCGGTCGACACGTACTTCATCGTCGAAGCGGGCGCGAAGCTGTCGCCGCTTCCCGCGCCGACGCCGCTGATCGACACGATCGTGCCGGGCATGGTGCCGATCGCGTTCACCAACCCCGTGTTCGTGGACCTCGCGGGCGACGGCTTCGACGCGCCGGGCTTGCCGGTCATGGCGAGCGCGTCTCCTGTGCTTGACGCGCTGCCCGCGTTCGCGCAGGTCGAGCGCGCAGACCGGCCGTGGTACGCACGCGCGGGCGGCTGGCTGCGTCGCGCGGTCGCGTCGCTCGGCGGTCCGCGTTCCGCGATCGCCGACGACGAGGAGCGCGTGCTCACCGGACGCGAGCTCGCGGAGAAGGTGCAGCGCGACAAGAAGCAGGCGACCTCGGACTACGTGCCGCTGCACCAGCTCCAGATCCCGACGAGCGCGGTCGAGGAGGCGCTGAAGCAGCTGCCGGAGTCCGAGCGCGCGCGGATCGAGGCGGAGCGGGCGCGCGCCGCGGAAGGAGTCGAGCCGCAGCGGTGATCGGCAGCGAGCTTCGTTCGGACCGCAGCGGACGCGCGCTCCGCGCGGCGACGCTGGGGCTCGGCCTCGTGCTCGCGGCCGCCGTCGCCGGGGCGCACCAGCTCTCGGCGGACGACGTCATCGCGCGCCTGCGCGCCCCGGCGGCGCGCGAGGCGTACGACGTCGTCGACGTCGAGCGTCATCCCGGGCTGCCGCGGATGCTGCTCGTCCGGGTGGGAGAGCGCTGGCGCACGCTGCCGGCCGAGCGTCGGCGCGAGGCCGCCGAGGACTGGCTGCGCGCCTGGCGCCACGCGGTCGCGCAAGGCGTGGTGTCGATCCTCGACGTGCAGACCGGCCGCGCGGTGGTGAACTTCGACGCGCGCGGCAACGCCCTGGTCCGTCCTTGACGCCTTTCTCGACGCCTTGACGACACCTTGACGAGACGCCGGACGTTCGACATCCGCCGCGTGCACGAGGCGTCGCGATGAGCGAGCTGGCACGCTCGGTCGGCCTGCTGAGCTTCCGTCAAGCAGCGCAGCTCGTGCTGGGCGCGATCCGCGCCAAGATCGTGGCGGCGCTGCTCGGGCCGGCGGGCACGGGGCTCCTCGCGCAGGCGTCGTCGCTGCAGGATCTGCTCCGGCAGCTCAGCGTGCTCGGCTCGGCAAACGGCTTCCTGAAGCTCGTCGCGGAGGCGTACGGACGGCGGGATTCCCGCGCGCTCGAGCGCTTGATGGTGACCTCGCTCGCGCTGTTCGGCGCGCTCGCGCTCGTGCTCGCGGGGGCGAGCGTCGCGCTCG
This window contains:
- a CDS encoding NAD(+)/NADH kinase, which translates into the protein MVGLVLKRKAPRARDVARQVVAWLEERGVRALAEPDDAAWLGAVASDKSAMFARARAIVVLGGDGTLLATARLAGEREVPIVGVNLGGLGFLTEITLDELEATLERTLRGEAAIDRRSMLRATVRRGSGESEIYQALNDAVLSRGALGRTIDIETNVDGQFLALFKADGVIVATPTGSTAYSLSAGGPLVHPSVRVVVLAPICPHKLSVRPIVVDDGSTLSFRLRSPGEELLLTLDGQQTVRLGVDDTVEVTRSPYVVCLVRSPQLNFYDLLRTKLGWAR
- the recN gene encoding DNA repair protein RecN; translated protein: MLRLLRVKDFALIEDLELRFGPGLNVVTGETGAGKSLLQRALAIAAGHRAGSEMVRAGCDAALVEATFDSGERRAEVEARLARLGVTPSAGGEIAVRRTIARSGRSQVTINGRASTVAALLELGELLIHLQGQHESLRLATAETHLEMLDQAAGTSADAAAFRATYARVAELVSRVDALERGAAELERRLEIARYDLDELVQARLERADEEEALATERTRLRNVERLAQGVGEAVERLHAADGAALATVQTMARRLGDLAAVDPELDEIAAELGRAAEPLAEAVRALVDYAESLEADPQRLEAIEERLALLARLERKHGVSDVAGLIAKRDALQAELARSASDIADPAALRGELERAADDAWRAAIELSRKRRAGAERLARALEAELALLGMADARFSVRFDPLPPGPSRGAGAVLTRDGAGLGPDGVDRVEFDLAANPGEGARPLARIASGGELSRLMLALRNVAGGIEVPTLVFDEVDAGIGGATAEVVGRRLRALAGRHQVISITHLAQIAVFADHHYAVRKTRDRGRTRTQVVEVQDEERVSELARMLGGTSSEAARAHARELLSRARDGDAAEVAAPTQRRAGGRGPRTRAATRSS
- a CDS encoding SDR family NAD(P)-dependent oxidoreductase → MRLIERVAVVTGAGSGIGRAIATAFAAEGADVVLVGRRVEPLEETAAMATAHGTRALVVPCDVSIEEDVRAMVERVLADFGRIDALVNNAATVGEDQTVANMTLENWNSTIATTLTGAMLCARECLTRSMLPRRTGVIVNVASTVARQGLPRRSHFSAAKAGLIAFTKALAGEVGPQGIRVNALVPGLVATELLHRYHQRLAAERGLAYERVVAEATRTTALRRLITPEEVAAVAAFLASEQASAITGQTIDVTGG
- a CDS encoding L,D-transpeptidase family protein, whose product is MRLVPRTCAQGAARLLLAAAIWLGASAAAEASETAPQSGLAPLISQMLLDPQPLVLEGARLDSKVLRALYDTRGSAPLWVEQPDADARIDAVLSVLRAADREGLEPQAYRIAQIERRRGSTDPIARAELDLLLSEAVMLYGVHVRTGARRPRVDIPDVPPAVVDPDPVRIALDVAGTPTDGIPALMAELPPQTNAYRAMRDLLARYREIAASGGWPRVPDGPKLTLGVVDPSVRALRARLRVTGDLTEPDPPGKSNVYDATVQEAVRRFQRRHGLVVDGTVGPRTRAALNVPASARVQQIVANMERMRWLPEDLGERYVRINIPEYRLELAEQGETKLEMPVIVGRTNWQTPVFSSEIRDIVFNPPWNVPPRIASEELFPRSLADESYFASQSITVRAGGRLRQAPGPKNPLGRLKFNLPNPYGVYLHDTPNKDKFRLGTRSLSHGCVRLQDAKALAAALLEDTPEWNEERRKRALSTWTTRTARLRAPVPVHFTYATAWATPDGEAEFREDIYGIDGKLAKEIARPRGVRLPEPTAPVLVARDTVASGLTSGARP
- a CDS encoding DUF882 domain-containing protein; this translates as MSSASRRRFLWLGGIAAGLLLVPNSSLAAKVANAVKRSSGSSSGKSAKSTATKGKSATSRTSSPAKRPSTVKGKSTAKASAKPKAVVKKSVPARTAAQRKAPARTTRTVAHSGGARREIVRVPSRLESPEPFAPGRAFSFGGAGSSQVRSLSLYNIHTGESLSAEYYVNGRYEPEALRAFDNLLRDYHTDEVCQFDPRVLNQLFELRNALGSREAFHVCSGYRSPTTNENYRRAGARVAEHSFHMTGQAIDVFLPGRDLRQLRNVAVAMRAGGVGYYPGDGFVHLDSGPVRRW
- a CDS encoding CehA/McbA family metallohydrolase, with the protein product MRSFRPRPEGPDVHALRFVTGLLAFAVGLLPLEAAAEFVATQVNAGNVAETLFTGTDADGGIDDWYLSNGVVQAIIDDVGPQADLVPLLGASAPPKVSEFAFTGCSLIDLGNNGQNNDHLTQIFTVGGLSTSNFILYNGISASTTASSATITCTGNLLGFDTGPSPVPPEDLQVVTEYTAAGSDPFLTVVTTVTNTHPTNTAMGLGGFLDASLWTQQAQVPFSPLVGRGFRHPVLDFSAIVLALETPAFAAAPGIARPSDGVIDPPSGLAAGENAYGLLGVEASIDQDGPGPNPPVVSTVNTLFGVSSNLLTAFGNFPLGSLQPGGVLTYKRRIYVAPKNDVAAVANAMITELAARQSFATGTISGDIDAVDTPDVEASVIATRTGGAAVPGFANDSPVTQFRTDATGAFSGVVLPAGVYSFEIRAAERDPVTVSGIVVAASTNTVVTTPQLSALSTLEFRVLEMVPGPDPTMPAKITFKGIAPTPDPRFRSDLLAIAVPLAGPEFDLRAETFGGGPAQANFLYLASGEGSVQIRPGKYEIIVSRGPEYSIRRRKVTIRAERKRKISMRLRRVVDTAGFVSGDFHVHSARSLDSTAMLRDRVASFAGEGVEVMVSTDHDYHVDYAPIIASLNLGNHITSIVGNETTGSVPNPPAFPDSTGHINAWPLTVQPDARRDGAVEDEFVAPNWIFKRLRDQGAQVIQYNHVRAGVSGITSIGFFNNFGYDPGLPISASPNDLLLDDDVTGPGTSGVSNPDGIRNIDFDVMEIINGTSVPGYIAVRRDWLSLLNQLDPPTVPFIGGTGTSDSHRVTLENAGYARTYVGGAGDDPATLDVSVFDANIKAGNMMATTGPFVRFSVLDAGGASATLGGTLVPSSSTVRLRIQVQAASWIPVEEVRVIANGFTVLTFDGTTKPAVKAAPKNAFSQALNRVVRFDAEIPVDVAVDTYFIVEAGAKLSPLPAPTPLIDTIVPGMVPIAFTNPVFVDLAGDGFDAPGLPVMASASPVLDALPAFAQVERADRPWYARAGGWLRRAVASLGGPRSAIADDEERVLTGRELAEKVQRDKKQATSDYVPLHQLQIPTSAVEEALKQLPESERARIEAERARAAEGVEPQR